The Sphingobacteriales bacterium nucleotide sequence ACAAAGAGTTGAAGAAATAAAAAATATTTCAGATTGCTATGGAAAAAAATTTGTCGCCTATATTTCAATGGCTTTTGGCAATCCATACAATGATTTGTATGATGTTGCGCTTGTAGAACATTGGATTGAAAGATTATTAGAATTAGATATTACAAGATTCTCAATTTCAGATACAATTGGTGTAGCAAAACCTGAAATTATAACAGAACTATTTTCCATCTTAAAAAATGATTTTCCAGAAATTGGTTTTGGCGCACATTTTCATACAACAAAAGACACTTGGCGAGAAAAAGTGGATGCAGCTTGGGACGCAGGTTGCAATAGATTTGATGGCGCAATCAATGGTTTTGGTGGTTGCCCAATGGCAAAAGATGATTTGACTGGAAATATGCCAACAGAAAATCTACTAGCCTATTTTAATGAAAAACATGTAGAGTTAAACTTGAATTTTGATGCATTTGACGAAGCAAAAATAATTGCCAATCAACTATTTACTACTTATAAATAAGTAAATTCTATTACTTTAAAAAAGTTGTCAGAATTATATTAAAAAAGGATACTTTTGTCTCTTAATTTTTTATAAAATAGAGAAATGAACTACAATTTATTATTAAAAGTATCTATAATAAATTTCATTATACTATCTATTCTTGGTGTTTTGCTAAGATTTATTGTTATCTACCCAATTTCATTTATCACTTATAAGAATTTAAAACAAGCACATTCTCATTTAGTATTTAATGCAGTAATTACTCTATTTGGCACTATTTTATTAATTAAAAAATTTGAAATAGAATATTTATATCAAACAAAATTCAAATATTCAATTGTCGTTTTAATATTTACAGCATATGGAATGTTATTTGCATTTTCGTATCAAGGATATAAATTAGTTAGTATAATTTTTCACAAACAACATACAATAATTCTATTAGCTTATAAGTTATTGTTATTCTTCTTGGTAGTTTCAAGTATTGCACCATTTTGTTTAGGTTATTTAATGAAAAGTAATCTTGCATATTCACCAATATATTACAATACAGTTTACTTTTACTTGCATTTTCAGTACAATGGTTTCTTTATTTTCATCATTATTCTATTGGTTTTATTGAACTTAAAAAAAGATAAAGACACGAATAAAATTAAGCTATTTTTGTATACATATGCATCTTCTGTAATTCTAACTTATACTATTTCATTATTATGGCATAATGCAAATCCAATAAAATACACCATATCATTTATTGGTTCTGCACTTCAATGTATATCTATTTATTTTCTATTCCAAACATCAAAGTTTAGTTTTGCGAATACATATAAAAACAAAAATTATTTATTACTATTTATAACTTTATGTTATATTGCAAAATTAGTAATGCAATTAATAATAAGCATTCCACTTTTTTCACATAGTTTTATTACAAACAGAAATATTATTATTGCATTCTTACATTTAACTTTAATTGGTGTGGTATGGCTTAGTTTTTACTATAATGCTACCAAACATATAAAACAATGGAATTATCACATCTTTGTCTTTTGTATTATATTTATCACTACTGAAGTTTTATTATTTATTAGTTCAATTTTACCAATACAAAACATTGCAAACTATCTATTTTACACAAGTATTTTTTTCCCAATTAGTTTAGTTGGCATTTATAAACACTCTACAAAAAATGCATTAGACAAAATATAGTTGAAATATGACATATATCATATTTCAAATAAAAATATTTTTTCAATTTTGTATAGGATAATCGTATCTTTTAATCTTATAAATTATAAATAATATGTTAACTAAATCACAAGCACGACTGTTCTTTATTCTAGGTACAGTTCTGTTTTCAGGTGTATTTTTATTTCTCACAGTAGATTCAATAAAAAAAGTACCAGAGCAAACAAATCAGGAAAAATTATCTGAAGAAGTAAATAATGGAAAGATATTATGGGAAAAGAATAATTGCATGGGATGCCATACCATACTAGGTGAAGGTGCTTACTATGCACCAGAGCTTACAAGAACCGTAGAACGAAGAGGAAAAGAATGGTTAAAAATTTTCTTAAAAGATCCACAAGCAATGTACCCAAATGAAAGAAAAATGGTACAATATAATTTTACAGATAAAGAAATTGATGATATCGTTGCATTTTTAGATTGGATAGGAAAAATTGACTTAAACGGATTTCCTGCAAAACCAGATTTACAAACAAGTAGTACAACAACAAGTTCAAGTTCGAGTACAGTTTCTACAACAGCCCAACCAGAGAAATTCAAACAATTATGCTCTGCTTGTCATTCAATTGGTGGTGTTGGCGGAAAAGTTGGACCAGCTTTAGATGGTGTGGGCAGTAGATTAGACGAAACATATATGCATAATTGGATTAAAGATCCACAAGCAGTAAAACCAGGTACAGCAATGCCTAAGCTACCTTTGTCAGATGAAGAAATAAATGAATTAGTTAGCTTCTTGATTACACTAAAATAAATATTTAACCTATAAATTAATACTTATGAGATATAAATCACAAAAATTAGCATATTGGTATTTTGCAACTTGCATATTATTGCTAAGTCTACAAATTATCTATGGATTTATAATGGGCTTTGCACATGTAGGCTTAGATGTTTTACATGATTTAATACCATTCAATACAGCACGTGCAACACACACAAATTTACTTGTAGTTTGGCTTCTTACAGGGTTTATGGGTGCTGCACATTTCATTATACCAGATGAAGCAGATAGAGAAATTTATTCAGAAAAATTAGCTATTGTACAACTAGTATCATTAATCATAGTTGGTGTTGTAGCAATTATCGGATTTCATCTGAATTGGTGGGAAGGTAGAAAATTCTTAGAAATACCAAGACCATTAGATTACTTAGTAGTTGTAAACGTATTAATGTTTCTTTTTAATATTTGTATGACAGCATTAAAAGGAAAACGTTTTACAACTACTGGTATTGTTTTGATACTAGGTTTATTATCTGCAGCTCTACTATACTTACCAGGAATGATATATTTTGAAAATCAAACTATGGATTCATATTTTAGATGGTGGGTAGTTCATTTATGGGTAGAAGGTGTATGGGAATTAATAATGGGTGCTATACTTGCATTTTTATTAATAAAATTAACAGGAGTTGATAGAGAAGTAATTGAGAAATGGCTTTACATTATTGTAGGACTAACATTCATATCTGGTATTTTAGGAACAGGACACCATTATTACTACATAGGAGTACCGAAATATTGGTTAATGGTAGGCGGAATATTTTCAGCATTAGAACCATTAGCATTTTTAGGTATGGCATTATTTGCAGTAAATATGTATAGAAAGAGTGGAAGGTCACATCCAAATAAAATTGCATTACTTTGGACAATTGGTTGTGCTATAATGTCATTTGTAGGTGCAGGATTTTTAGGATTTGCTCATACATTACCTAGTGTAAATATGTACACACATGGAACTCTTGTAACAGCAATGCATGGACATTTAGCATTTTGGGGCGCATATGCCATGATTGTTTTTGCAATTATCACCTATTCTTTACCACTACTTACTGGAAGAAAAATTTATAATAATCTAAGTGGGTTATTAGCATTTTGGATATCAAATATAGGCATGTTGGGCATGACAGGTGCATTTGCAGTAGCTGGTATCACTCAAGTATATTTAGAAAGGAAAATGGGTATGGACTTTTTAAAAGTACAACATGAAGTTGAAGTTCATTTTTGGGGATTAATATTAGCTGCATCATTATTCACAGTAGGTATTATTTTATTTATATATAATTTCATTAAATATGGTACACCAAATAATGAAGCAATTTTAGATCCACATTTATCTGATGAAGAAATAGTATCAAAAATGGCTTAAACATATCATTATCTAATCTTAACATATCAAACTCAATGACAGTTGCCACAATGCAAAAAATATATTATAGACCAATCAATAAAGAGTGTGATATATTTGAACATACATTCAAGCAAAAACTACCACTACTCTTAAAAGGACCTACTGGCTGTGGTAAGACTAGATTTGTAGAATATATGGCTCAACAATTGAATCAAGAATTGATAACAGTTGCATGTAATGAAGACACATCAGCAGTAGATTTAATTGGTAGGTTTTTAGTAAAAGGATTAGAAACAGTTTGGCAAGATGGTCCAATCACTAAAGCAATAAGAAAAGGTGCAATTGTATATTTGGATGAAATTGCAGAAGCACGACCAGATGTATTAGTTGCTATTCATTCATTAACAGATCATAGACGAGCATTATATATAGATAAACTTGATATAGAACTACATGCACCAGAAAATTTTATGTTGGTCGCATCTTATAATCCTGGATATCAACGTGGGTTTAAAGATTTAAAACCATCAACGAAACAAAGATTTGTTGCTATGCAATTTAGTTATCCTAAACCAAATGTAGAAGCTGAAATCATTTGTAATGAAAGTAACATAGACAAATCAACAGCAGAGAAATTAGTTAAGTTAGGGAATAAAATAAGGAATTTAGTTGATAGTGGATTGGCTGAACCTGCATCTACACGATTGTTGGTAGATGCAGCTAAGCTTATAGTTTCTGGCATACCTTCACGCTTGGCATGTGAAGTGGGTATCGTTCATCCACTTACTGATGACATTGATATTATTAATGCACTTAATGATTTAGTTTCAATGTCTATATAATGGAATTTGATCAAATCATATTTAAAAAAATTCTTCAATTTACTAAAGCACTCAAAAAAAACAATGCACCTGAAAATGAAGAACACACAATATATCTTTCCGATATAAAAAACAAACTTACCATTATTGCAAGATTGCTGAGTGGTGTAGCTATTGAAATATTTCCAGCAGAAAAATATAGTAGTTTAAAAAACAACATCTATTTCCTTCCAGAAAAATATAATAGATTTAACTCAAAGGAAAAAAACTATTTTTTTTATATCTTTAGAATATTCTATTTGTATGCGCAACAAAAACTAGACATCTATATATCAAACATTGAAGCACAAAATATAGAAATTGCACTTCAAAAATCAGTAGAAAATTCGCCAAAAATTTTAGCTGAATTAAATTCAGAATTTCCAATATTAATGCATCAATTTAATGAAATATATAATACAGAATTTATATCAGAAATTGATAAGAATGAATTTCAATACGAATGGTTTGGAAAACTATCAATTGATGAAAATAAGAATAACAATAACGAGCATGTAGATAAAAAAGTGAACCAATGGGAACAACTCAATGAATTAAACAAAAAATCTGTTGAGCTTAATTCTAAAGCAAAAGAAAATATAGAAATACTTGAAGTAGACAAAGAGAAACAAGAACAATACACATTAACACATAACTTTGAAAAAGTTGAAACAATTGACGATTTCAACGGAAGCTGGAGAGACTTTGATGATGATCAAGATTTAGAAGAAAATAGTGAAGCATTAGAAGAATTAGATATGAATCAAATGGTGCGTGTAGATTCACCATCACATTCTGTGTATCATGCTGAGTTTTTTAATTCTAAAGGAATAAAAGAAAGTAAAGCTAAAATCTCTGAGGTTTGCGACAAAATTTGTTGATGAATGGGATTATCAACAAAAAAAATATAAAAAGAATTTTTGCCA carries:
- a CDS encoding hydroxymethylglutaryl-CoA lyase → MNEVAHIIECPRDAMQGIKTFIPTTKKIEYLNALLKVGLHTLDCGSFVSNKSIPQMADTFAVIPQLDLSDTNTRLSVIIGNTRGAEEACQFDEITYLGYPFSISETFQLRNTNCTLEESLQRVEEIKNISDCYGKKFVAYISMAFGNPYNDLYDVALVEHWIERLLELDITRFSISDTIGVAKPEIITELFSILKNDFPEIGFGAHFHTTKDTWREKVDAAWDAGCNRFDGAINGFGGCPMAKDDLTGNMPTENLLAYFNEKHVELNLNFDAFDEAKIIANQLFTTYK
- a CDS encoding c-type cytochrome — translated: MLTKSQARLFFILGTVLFSGVFLFLTVDSIKKVPEQTNQEKLSEEVNNGKILWEKNNCMGCHTILGEGAYYAPELTRTVERRGKEWLKIFLKDPQAMYPNERKMVQYNFTDKEIDDIVAFLDWIGKIDLNGFPAKPDLQTSSTTTSSSSSTVSTTAQPEKFKQLCSACHSIGGVGGKVGPALDGVGSRLDETYMHNWIKDPQAVKPGTAMPKLPLSDEEINELVSFLITLK
- a CDS encoding cbb3-type cytochrome c oxidase subunit I, producing the protein MRYKSQKLAYWYFATCILLLSLQIIYGFIMGFAHVGLDVLHDLIPFNTARATHTNLLVVWLLTGFMGAAHFIIPDEADREIYSEKLAIVQLVSLIIVGVVAIIGFHLNWWEGRKFLEIPRPLDYLVVVNVLMFLFNICMTALKGKRFTTTGIVLILGLLSAALLYLPGMIYFENQTMDSYFRWWVVHLWVEGVWELIMGAILAFLLIKLTGVDREVIEKWLYIIVGLTFISGILGTGHHYYYIGVPKYWLMVGGIFSALEPLAFLGMALFAVNMYRKSGRSHPNKIALLWTIGCAIMSFVGAGFLGFAHTLPSVNMYTHGTLVTAMHGHLAFWGAYAMIVFAIITYSLPLLTGRKIYNNLSGLLAFWISNIGMLGMTGAFAVAGITQVYLERKMGMDFLKVQHEVEVHFWGLILAASLFTVGIILFIYNFIKYGTPNNEAILDPHLSDEEIVSKMA
- a CDS encoding CbbQ/NirQ/NorQ/GpvN family protein — translated: MQKIYYRPINKECDIFEHTFKQKLPLLLKGPTGCGKTRFVEYMAQQLNQELITVACNEDTSAVDLIGRFLVKGLETVWQDGPITKAIRKGAIVYLDEIAEARPDVLVAIHSLTDHRRALYIDKLDIELHAPENFMLVASYNPGYQRGFKDLKPSTKQRFVAMQFSYPKPNVEAEIICNESNIDKSTAEKLVKLGNKIRNLVDSGLAEPASTRLLVDAAKLIVSGIPSRLACEVGIVHPLTDDIDIINALNDLVSMSI